The sequence TTGTACGATGGCTGAGAATTCGGTGCCTTTTTTGGAAATCATTCCTTCGAGTTTTAAAGGCTTACCTTCTTGCAGAGTTTGCTTTTGAGCTTCATTTAGTTTTACTCCTTTAATTTCGTCTGGAATTTTAATAAATTCTGATTTAAGTGCAATTAATTCATTTGTTAACTTGTCAATACTAACAATTGAAGGAATATTTTCTCCTGTTTTAGAATTAACCAAATTAACTACTCGTCCCATATTACCTGTTTCTAGTAAATTTTTTTTGTCTTGATCTGTAAATTGGTGTCCGAAAAATTCAAAATTTAAATTAGGCTCTTTTCTAATTCCATGAATTGCTGCAACTATTTTACCCTCTTCTGTTTGTTGTAACGACACGCGAGCGTCTGTTCTAACAATTGCTCCTCCCATATTTACGCTAATAGGAACTAATTCGTTGGTTTTATAACCTTTTAATAGGGGATCTAAAAGATTTAATTTTTCAAGTCGTTCTTTACTCAATCCTAGATTGTTCATTGTTGACCAATCGATTTGGTCGGTTTTAAAACGATATTCATTCAATTCTGTTGGTGTTTGTGATTTTTCCATATGATTTTGATTTTTAATTTCATTATTTAAATTACGGTCAAACTTAATTTCGTGTTCTTCCATTGATTTTTTACCTAAGGATGTTAGATCATTGATTTGTTCTTGAAATTGCTGTGCCTTTTCAATAGCTTGTTTTGCAGGAATTTTAAAAAAAATAAATTGGGTAGGATCTTTTAATTGTCTTAAAAAATTTGAAACAAAATTTGAAATGAAATCACCCTGTTTATCAATTTTGACAAATTGACTTTCGTTTTTATTGATTGGAGAAACTGTTTTCATTTTCCCATTTTCATCAATATTCTTGACAGCTTTTATTTTCATTTTTTCTTTGTCTAATACCAGTAAAATATCATGTAGTTGATCAGAACTTTCATGTGTTTTGACTTTTTCTTTTTCCATTGTCTATATTTTAAAATCTAGAAACGAAAATAGTTGGGGATCTATTTATTCTAATTGGTTTGACTTTTAGTGGTAAGCTTTGTCATTGATTGTCTTTCTTTTTAGGTAAAGTAGGATTTAAGCTGTCACGAATAAATTGATGAACATCTGATAATTTATAATAAATTTTCCCGCTGATGGTGTAATAGGCAAGTTTACCAGAAGAACGGTATCGCTGTAGTGAACGACTACTGATTTTTAAAATTTGTAAAACATCTTGATTATCTAACAGCTCCTCTCCATCGATGCTATTACGTTTATTTTGTAAATTATACATGTGCTCACTCAAAATATTGAAACGTTCCATTATTCGTTCCATCCATGCTAAAAATTCAATTCTTTCTATGTTCATAGTATTCGGTTTAAGTTTACTATGCAAAATTGAAGCTTGACGATAAATGTTTAAGCCAAGTATTGCCAATTGGTTTTGCTGATTTAAGAAAATATTAACACTTCGTAAAAATCACTGATTTAATCAATAATATGAGGGGTTTATTAGTGCAAGTGAAAGATGAATTAAACTATAAGTCAATTGGTATATGTGGGTAGAAAAAAAGTTTTTTTGGAGAATTTGGAAAGTAAAAAAAAATTACAAATTATAGAAGACTGATATCATAGACAACTAATGCAAAACTAAGCTACTTTATTCCCTTTGAATGATAATAAACCTAAATAAAATTAGGTTGCAAAAAATTAAAATTTGATTGATATGGAAAACATGCTAACAAAAGATGATTTAAGACAATTGCGTATTCTTATTGTGAATGATATTAAAGAATTTTTGGAAATAGAAATAAAAAAAACTAATGAAGATGATTTAAATTCAGAATGGCTTAGAAGTAAATCGGTAAGAAAATTTCTTGATATATCTCCTGGGACACTTCAGAACTTGCGTATCTCTGGAAAAATTCAATTCAAACAAATAATGGGATCTTACTATTATAAAAAAAGCGATTTAATAAACATGTTTAAATAATATTGTTTTATGAAAACTCAACAATTATTTATCATTTTTGATAAAATTAATAAAGATGATAGAATAAACGTTTGGCATATCTCTTTATTATTGGCAATATGCAGACTATCTCATTTACAAAATGATGTGAATAATATAAGAGTAAGTAGGTCAAAACTTATGCAGTTATCACATATACGTACTTTTCCAACGTATCATAAATATTTTAAGGAATTACAAACTTTTGGGTACATTAAATACTTTCCATCTTACCATCCAGGTTTTAGAAGTTTAATACAATTAAACATAGTATAATGATGATAATTCTTTACTTAAATATCATCAAATTCTCATAGATGAATAATTTAAAATAGATTTTTTATCATACTAATAAAAAAAGTGGATAAAATCACCAAAACTAACTATTTGATTACTAATCAAAAGAAAAAAGTTTCCGTTTTTTATTAAAAAATGTATTTAGAAACTTGGTAGATATTAAAAACAGGGCTATATTTGCACCGTTGAAAATAACAAAAGTACAAGCTTTTAAAATATTCAACATGGAAATAATATTTTCATTCAAGTTCTAAATTTTACGCATATTGATTAAAGATTTAATATCTTAAATTGTAAGCTAAATAATATATTTAATCAGTTTCAAGTTAATTTCAAAATTGTGGCAATTTCGTGGCAATTTTATTTAACTAATTGAAAACAGCTGATTTTATTAACTTTAAGAGATTAGGTTCAAATACCTCTTTCTCCGCAAAGTGTAACCAACACTAAAATGGCGAGGTAGCTCAGTTGGTTAGAGCGCAGGATTCATAACCCTGAGGTCACGGGTTCAACTCCCGTCTTCGCTACGACAAAGGAAACAAGAAATTGTTTCCTTTTTTTTATAATAAATTTTATAAAAAAATTTGTTAAAAAATCTATATCTTCTATCTTAGCGTTATATTAATCAAAAAATAAAAATTGCAATGGATGCGCAAAAAGTTGATATGTTCATGATGACAAACGCTAAATATTTTGAAAGTCATCAGATATATAACATTAGAAATTTATTATTAGAATTAGATGATTCAAAATGGGCTTATATCTCTTCTATTCAATTTAAAGACCCAACAACTATTTTAATTGTTTCGCTATTAGCTGGATTATTTGGAATCGATAGATTTATGATTGGTGACGTAGGAATAGGAATTGGTAAACTTTTAACTTGTGGTGGTTTCTACATTTGGGCAATTGTTGACTTATTTTTAATTATGGGAGCGACACGCGAAAAAAATTTTGAAACCTTAATGATGTACGCTAGATTATGATAAAATCTAGAAACAAGCTGTATTTTTTCATATTTACAGCTTGTATCTTTAGTTACATTTGGCTGATTTATAATTTTATTAATATAAAGAAAGAAGCTGGAATTACAGTTTGTCATTTTAAAAATTTAACTTCACTACCCTGCCCTTCTTGTGGTTCTACAAGATCGGTTTTATCAATTTTAAAAGGAAATTTACCAGAAGCTTTTGTTATAAATCCTCTTGGATTCATTATTTTTTTAATTTTAATGATTATTCCAATTTGGATTTTATATGATTTCGTACTCAAAAAAGAATCATTTTTCAATTTTTACAAAGCTTTTGAAAAAAAAATGAGTAAACCAAAATTCTATATTCCTGCAATTATTCTGTTAGTATTAAATTGGATTTGGAACATAAATAAACAGCTATGATAAAAGTTAAAAAATTAAATTTTACGCCAACTGAACATGAAAGAGAAAAAGCTTCAAATAGTTATCTCATGTCTTTGGTTGGAATTATTGTTGGATTACCAATACCGATTGTAAATCTGATTTGTACATTAATATTCTTTTTTGCAAATAGAAAATCGACCTATTTTGTAAAATGGCATTGTACACAAGCATTGATTTCCCAATTCATTTTACTAATTGTCAATAACATTGCTTTTTGGTGGACCATTTCAATAATTATTGATTTTAACAATATCTCAAATGCTTATTTTGCTTATCTATTGGTTTTAGTTATTTTTAATATAACCGAATTTGTTATGACTGTTTATTCAGCAATTGAAACAAGAAAAGGTGTTCAAGTTGAATGGTGGATTTACGGAAGTTTAACTAATTTAATTTTAAGTCCTAAAAATGAAAAAGATATTATTTGAACTTTCAATTACAATTTGTTTCTTTTTAGGAATTTGGTTCGGTTTTACTCAAATTGATTGGGTTAATATTTTTAAAATAAACGAACTAAATTCAAAAACTGAAGAAAAATTAGGTGAATTAACCTGGGAATATTATTCCATGGGTGAGGACGAAATTAAAAACAAGAATATTAAACAAACTGTTGATTCTTTGGTAAATCATATTGCGACTGCAAACGGTATTGATACTAATTCTATTAAAATTCATATCATCAATACAAACGAAGTAAATGCTTTTGCATTACCTGATGGTCACTTGGTTTTAAATTCACAGTTGATTATTGAATCTAAAAATCAAGAAGAACTTTTAGGTGTCATTTCACATGAATTAGCACATATACAACTGGATCATATAAACGAAAAATTAACTCAAGAAATTGGTTTAACTGTTTTACTTTCTGCAATTTCAGGTAGCAATAATCAAGTGATAGGAAATATAGTACACACACTTTCTTCAACTGCTTTTGATCGAAAAAAAGAAGAAGAAGCTGATTTGACTGCTGTTATTTATTTAGAAAAAGCAAACGTTAACCCGATTCCTTTTGCAGATTTTTTGAGAAGAATTTCGAAAAACGAATCAAATACAGAATTTGAAAATTGGATCAGTACACATCCTAATTCAAAAGAAAGATCTAAATCCGTTTTCAGAAAAATCAATAAATCAAAAATAGATTATAATCAAGTTGTTACTGATTCGACATGGAATAAACTACAAGTACAACTTCTAAATTTTGAATAATTAATAAAAAAAACGATTTAAATCAAACTAACTTTAATCAATAACATCTGAAAATTCAATTAATTGACATTTTTAGCACAGGAATTTCAGTTGATAAGGTACAATCAAAAGTAAATCAATTATTGTGTTATTTACCAGAAGTTTGTGCTCCAAATTTAGATTATGATAATTTATTTCGAAATATAATAATGAATTTTATGGATGCTCATGATTTTGATGTCCGTGCGGTAAAAAAATCATGTGTTCATATAGTAAATAAAGATTTAAAATTAATTCCTTTCGAAACAATGAATTTATTCTACAGAGATGACAAACGCAATTATTTAGATGAATTACGTAAAAATGACAAAGTTCTTTTTTAATTAAATATTAAAAACTTGTCTTTCAGAATTTAAAATATTATTTTTGTACAAAATATTAAATAATGAACCTTTCTAACTATTATTTATCGGATAACAGATTAGAACGACTTTTCAGTTCGTTATACTATTTGCTTGACGATATTTTCCTAAAAGATTCAAAAGAATTTATCACTTCTACCCTGTAAATACTCCTACAGGGTCACTTTTGTATCAATAAATAAAACTTATTAGAAATAAATATACTGCATCTAAATTTCATTAGAGAGCTGGAGTATTGTATTTATTAAATTTTTTTAAAAAAATATCATGTCAGAAAATATCATTTTAACAACCGGAGTTTATGATTTAATAAAAGATCACGTTCGTAGAAGAAAAGTTACTAAAGTTGAAGAAGAAATTCTTTTAAACGAATTAAAATTTGCCAAACAAGTAGTCAGAAAAGAATTACCAAACGATATTGTTACAGTTGATAGAATCGTAACTGTTAAAACAGAAAACGAAACTAAAACTGTAACTTTTGTAGGACCTTCAAAAGCTAAACCAAACAAAAACAAATTTTCTATTTTATCTGATGTAGGAATCGCTATTGTTGGTTACAAAGAAGGTGACATTGTAAAATGGCCTACAAATGATGGTGAAATTTCTTATGAGATTTTGAAAGTAGAAAAAATTCAAGATAATTAATACAATCAAATTTTATAAAAAAAAATGGTCGAAATTAATTCGACCATTTTTTTGGAGATATAAATCACAAATCTTATCTTTTAACTAGAATAATCATTTCTTCTAATATATTAACATGTGTATCTAATGATATGTTACCAAAATTGAAACTGTTTGCATTAACTAAGTTTATAGTTTTATTGACAGTAGTATAAGCAACATTTTCAATACTTAGACTTAACAATCTATTTGGTAAATTTTTAAAAGCGAATGAACCGTCATTTTTTACTGTAGTTTGAGCGATAACTTTACCGTTATCAGAAACGGTCACTAATGCATTATCAATAACTTCAGAACTTGAGTTTTCAACTAATTTTCCTGATAAATCACAACCATCATTATTAAATTGTTTATTAGAGTAAATTGTAGCTCCAATTAAAGTAACCATTGAGAACATAAATAAGTAAACTGCTTTTTTCATAATTTCTTTTCTTTAAATGTTAATTTTTTATATTTTATTTTTTCTTTTTAATTTAAGATGATTTTATAATTATTTAATTAATCAAATAAAACTTGAATAATTTATTTTTTTAGATAATAAATCAGAATTTAAATCTCTTTTAACAATTAGTATCTGAAATTATTTTTTTGTTACACTCTTTTTAATTTTTTTTTTCTAATATTAAAAAAAGATGTTTTAGCAAGAAGAATAAAACAACATAAGCATTTGTAAATAAAATGTTTAAACTTTCATTATGTGAAAAATATTTTTTTGCAAATATTTTAGAAACCTATCTTTTATTTTCATAATTTAGTGATACCAACTTATATAAAACCACTATAAAATGAAAAGAATTCTCTTATTGTTAGGATTATTTGCATTAATTCCTAATACATCTTTTTCGCAAGTTCATGCGCAAAGACCAGCAAAACAACAACAATATTTTCCAGGATTATATCCAGAAGCATCGCAACGAATTTTAAATGCAAAGGATTTAAAAGGTCTTAATAGTTTTGACCTTAAAGTAATGCGAAATGAAATTTATGCTCGACACGGTTATATTTTCAATACTCAAGAAATGAAAGATTATTTCAATGAACAAGATTGGTATTATGGTAGATATAAAAATGTAGATAAATTTTTAACCGATATTGAGAAGAAAAATATTGAATTTATAAAGAAATTTGAATGAGAAATCTAGTAATACTTTACTGTATTATTGGGTTTTCAAAAATTGCTTTTGCACAATCATCAAATGATTTTAAAATTATACAAAAGCCAATTATTTATAATTTAGAACGAGAAAAATTAAGTATAGAATATCTCAAAGATCATCATGGATTAATTCAAGAAAAACCTTTAATTACTCCAAAAATTATTGTTTTACATTATACAGCTGGCGGAACTGTAACGAGCAATTTTAATTATTTTAATAAAACACAAATAGAAAATTCAAGAACATACAATAAAAAACAAAGTTTGTTAAATGTATCAGCACATTATTTAGTTGATCGCGATGGAACTATTTATCAAATCATTCCTGATACTTTGTTTGCTAGACATACCATCGGGTTAAATTATTGCGCTGTTGGAGTTGAAAACATCGGAAGTAAAACACAACCGTTGACAGAAAAACAAGTTAAAGCTAATGCTTTTTTGATTCGCAAACTTAGTAATGAATATCCTATTGAATATTTAATTGGACATTATGAATATGGTAAATTTAGAAAATCTAAATTATGGAAAGATTTAGATCCTAATTATTTTACAGGAAAAGAAGATCCAGGAAAAGATTTTATGAATAAGGTTCGAGAATTAATAACAGATTTAAATCTGAAAAATGAAATCTAACCAAAAAAAACAAAAAAATGACAGATCAAGAACTATTCAAGACCTTAAAAAGAATTGTAAGGCAAGAAGAACATTTTTCAACTGATGTTTTAGATGTTTTAAGAACTTATAAAAATGCAGGTGGAAAAAGAAAAATAGCAGAAAAGTTTGTGCATAAATTAGAAGTCGCTTATGAAGATAATGAAGTTTTAAACGAAAGGACACGTAAAATCAGAAATGTCATTTCGGTTTGGAACAAAAAGAACAAATAACTATCGAAGCATTTAAATTTAAAAACCATTTATTTATGTAATTTTAAACTTTACATAAATAAATGGTTTTCTTTTTAAAAATATTAAAATATGCTAAAATCAATCTTAGCTTTTATGCTTTTAATTGTAATTATAAGTTGTAAAGAAAATAGCTCAAATTCAAATAATAAAGAAGAAATTGAAAACGAATTTTCTGAACAAATAAAAACAAAAGCAACCGAAGCTCTTAACTTTTGTAAAGAAAATAATTTTAATACTGAGTTTTGTATCCTCGTTGACATGACCATTCATTCAGGAAAAAACAGAATGTTTGTCTATAATTTCGAAAATAATGAAATTGTAAAAAGCGCTCTTTGTGCTCATGGAAGTGGAAAAGGCAATAAAAAAAGTACAGGAGCAACACCATTATTTAGCAATGAAGAAGGAAGCTTATTGTCTTCTATTGGTAAATTTAAAATTGGAGCGCGTTCGTATAGTCAATTCGGAATTAATATACATTATAAACTTCACGGTCTTGAAAAAACTAACGACAATGCATTTAAGCGTATTGTTGTACTTCACTCCTACACACCAGTTTCTTCAACAGAAATTTATCCGTTTCATTTACCTATGGGATTTAGTCACGGCTGTCCGGTTACAGATGATCAAATGATGACATATCTTGATAATAAATTAATTAAAACAGAAAAACCCGTTTTACTTTGGATTTATTACGATAAATAGATTTATACTATTCTATTTTTTAGATGATGAAAATTAAATTTAGAAGATTCAGTAAAAAACAACATCATGTATGTTTAATTTTAAGTTAAAACACTAAATGTTATTACATACTTTAACCTAAATCAAAACCGCTTATTAATATTTCAGCCAACTGCAAACTATGCGTATAACTGGACAAATGTTTTAAACGACATTAAAGATATCGATGGTTATGCAATTGTTTCAATTATGAATGGAAATAAATCTAATTTAGAAAAACACTTCCTGCTTTCAAAAATTATATATTCCATTTTATTAACTTCAGATGCAATTGGTGTTTATCAAGGAAACTAAACTCTATTAATTCCGAGACAACAATATTTGAATTTTCATGATGAAATTGCCAGCAATGAAATTCCAATTCCGCTTAGGATTTATATTGGCATATGAAAGTCAGAAAACGGATATTCAGTTTATACTTTTGGAATGAAACAATTTGATAAACTAGAATTAGAAATTGTTAATTCTAAATCACCTATAAACGAAATTCATACTTTTATTTTGAAAACTGCGAGCTATGTGATTAGAAAAAATGTGACTTTAAAAGATAATAAAACAATTGAATTTACAGTAAATCAAAAGATTTTGATTAAAAAATCAGAGGGTAAATTTTTAAGAAGATTCTTTAAAGTTGATATTTTAAATATGTAGATTACAAATGTAAAACAATGCTCTATTTGAATAGATTACAATTGTAAATTACTTAAAGTTTACAATTGTAAATAAATTTAAAACAACCTAATTTAAACTTATATTTAACTATTAATCAAAGATTTAGCTTAAATCAACTAAAGTAAAACTATATGTTGTTTTCGTGATTTAAATTACGTTTTTATTTCTAAATAATATTATTTACATTTGTAACAATCACTTTGTAATCTATAATTATGGAAGGTTTTAATAAACGTTTATCATTTATTTTTGAGAAGTTTTCTTTAAACGCTTCTACTTTTGCAGACAAAATTGGTGTACAACGTTCGAGTATGTCGCATATACTTTCTGGAAGAAATAAACCTAGTTTAGATTTTATTTTGAAAACTTACGAAGCCTTTCCTCAAATCAATTTGAATTGGTTAGCAATTGGCGAAGGCCCATTTTTAAAAGCAGCCATAGCCTCTATTTCAAATTCAAAAAATGATTTTGAATTTAATAAAGAAATAAATAATGATCAAAATGAAATTTCTAATTTAGAATTAGATATCGAGAAGAAACATGAATCTAAAAACACTTTTCAAAAATCAACTTCTGATTTCATTCAACAAATTGACAACGAAGTTCCTTTATCTCCATTGAGAAATGAATCTGAAATTGAACAAATTTTATTCTTTTATAAAGATGGAACTTTCAAATCGTTCCGACCGAAGTAAACTTTTATTATATTTGAATTTCAAAGCAATCCAATGATAAAGAAATTCCTAAGTTATATAATGCCTATTCCGATTGAAATCATTCCTTCAAACGTTAGTGATCAATTGGAACTTACTTGGAACAACGGCAAAATGGTTCTTGATACAAAACATACTAATTATTCATACGGAAATTTACAAAAGGTTTTACGTAAGGGATTACTAAAAATTGGAATTGAAAACATCAATCAAATGCAGCATATTTTATTGCTTGGTGTTGCTGGAGGAAGTGTTGTTGAAACATTAACTAAAGAATTCAAATTTGAAAATAAAATGACAGGAATTGAAATTGACCCAATAGTTCTTAAGGTTGCTGAAAAATATTTTCAAATTAATACAATTCCCAATTTTGAAATAATTCTAGAAGATGCTAATAAATTTGTTACAGAAACCAACCAACTATATGACTTAATAATCATTGATATTTTCGAAGATTGTTTCATGCCAGATTTTGTTTATTCAGAAATTTTTATTTCCAACATTAAAAGAATTTTAAAACCTAAAGGTTATATTTTATTCAACACAATAGTTTTGAATAAAATTGATCTTGAAAAAAATAAATCTTATAAAAATCAATTTGAAAACAGTAAATTTGTCTTACAAAGTTTTCCAAATATAGACGATAAAAACGAACTTTTTTTAATCCATAAAGAATACGAATAACAAACGATAATGAAGAAAATTTTCACAAGCTGTTTTCTGTTTTTTGGTTTTTTGGCAAATGCACAATACACAAAAGAAATTAATTCGAACAGACCTAGTTTATCGATGGGAGCTTATTCGGTTAGTAAATCTATTTTACAAATTGAAGCTGGACTTGGATTCCAGAAAGATGAATATAGTAACGAAAGATATAACAATCATACATTAGTTGATTTACAATTTCGATATGGAGCTTTTTTTGAGCAATTAGAATTTGTTGCTGATTTAAAATACGATAATACAAAACAAGTTGTTTTCGACCAGAAGCAAAATTTTAATAGTTTTAGACAATCTTCAATCGGTGCAAAATATATGATTTACGATTCATATCGTAACTATGTTGAAAAACGAAATGTTTACAGTTGGAAAGCTAATCAAAGATACAAATGGAGAAGATTAGTACCAGCAGTTGCAGTTTATCTAGGTGCAGATTTTAAAGGAGATGAAAATTACTTTCCAAAAAACATGCCTTCTACAACACTTAAAGGAATGATTATTACACAACAGCATATCAATAATAATTTGTCTTTTGTTACAAATTTAATTATTGAAAACGCAACAGATAACGATTTTAGAAGCTATGGTTACATCGCAACTTTATCTTATGGCTTTAGTCAACGTTGGTCAGTTTTTGCTGAAAACCAAGGTTTTTTTAGAAAATATGAAGGTGTAAAACAAAACTTTAAAGACGATTGTATTTTACGTGGTGGTTTTACTTACTTAGTTAATAAAAATCTACAATTGGATATTTCTGGCGGAACCTCAATCGGAAATACACCACATAAAATGAATGGACAAATCGGTGCTTCTTGGAGAACGCACAAAAAATACAAACAAGAAACCGTAGAAGGTATAGAATAATGATTGAAGTTAGAGAAGTTTTATCTAAAAAAGAATTAAACGATTTTGTTAAATTTCCGTTTAAATTATATAAAGACAATAAATATTGGGTTCCACCAATAATTAACGATGAATTAAAAAGTTTTGATCCAAATCAAGATATTTTTAAAACTGTAGAAGCTAAATATTTTCTCGCTTATAAAAACAACGAAATTGTTGGGCGCGTTGTAGCTATAATCAATTGGACCGAAGTTAACGAGCTTAAAAAAAATAAAGCGCGTTTTGGTTGGCTAGAAATGATTGATGATATTGAGGTAACCAAAGCTTTGTTGGATAAGGTTATCGCTTTCGGAAAAGAACATAAAGTCGAATACATTGAAGGTCCGATGGGTTTTTCAAATATGGACAAAGCCGGAATGCTTACAGAAGGTTTTGATTACACTGCAACAATGATTGGTTTTTATAATTTTGATTATTATGCAAAACATTTAAATCAATTGGGGTATAAGCCAGAAGCTGAATGGATTGAATATTTTATGAAAATTCAAAAAATTACTGAAACGATTGATATGACAAAAATTTCAGCACTTATTGAAAAAAGATATAAAGTTCGTTCGTTAGAATTCAAATCAATAAAAGATGTACTTCCGTATGTTGATGAGATGTTTGGACTTTTAAATAAAAGTTACGCCGATTTACAAAGTTTTGTTCCAATTCAGCAATTTCAAATTGATCATTATAAAGAGAAATATTTGAATTTTATTCATCCGGATTTCATCAGTTGCATTGTAGATGAAAACGGAAAAATAATTGCGTTTGGAATAACCATGCCTTCATTTTCTAAAGCTTTTCAAAAAGCAAACGGTAAACTTTTGCCTTTTGGATGGTTTCATTTGTTGAAAGCCATGAGAAAAAATGATCATGTCGAATTTTATTTAATTGGTGTAGACCCTAAGTTTCAAAATAAAGGTATTACAGCTTTAATTTTTAGAGATTTACATGTTAATTTTAAAAGAAGGGGAATTAAAACCGTTGAAACAAATCCATTGTTAATCGAGAATAACAAGATTCAACAACTTTGGCAGCAATTCAATCCTATTACTCACAAAGAAAGAAAAACTTTTCGTTTAGATATTTAAAAACAAATCCTTCAGTTAATTCTGAAGGATTTGTTTTTAAATATAATTATCAATTTTATAATTTGTCAATTCT comes from Flavobacterium sp. I3-2 and encodes:
- a CDS encoding peptidoglycan recognition family protein; protein product: MRNLVILYCIIGFSKIAFAQSSNDFKIIQKPIIYNLEREKLSIEYLKDHHGLIQEKPLITPKIIVLHYTAGGTVTSNFNYFNKTQIENSRTYNKKQSLLNVSAHYLVDRDGTIYQIIPDTLFARHTIGLNYCAVGVENIGSKTQPLTEKQVKANAFLIRKLSNEYPIEYLIGHYEYGKFRKSKLWKDLDPNYFTGKEDPGKDFMNKVRELITDLNLKNEI
- a CDS encoding helix-turn-helix domain-containing protein; this translates as MNIERIEFLAWMERIMERFNILSEHMYNLQNKRNSIDGEELLDNQDVLQILKISSRSLQRYRSSGKLAYYTISGKIYYKLSDVHQFIRDSLNPTLPKKKDNQ
- a CDS encoding murein L,D-transpeptidase catalytic domain-containing protein → MLKSILAFMLLIVIISCKENSSNSNNKEEIENEFSEQIKTKATEALNFCKENNFNTEFCILVDMTIHSGKNRMFVYNFENNEIVKSALCAHGSGKGNKKSTGATPLFSNEEGSLLSSIGKFKIGARSYSQFGINIHYKLHGLEKTNDNAFKRIVVLHSYTPVSSTEIYPFHLPMGFSHGCPVTDDQMMTYLDNKLIKTEKPVLLWIYYDK
- a CDS encoding TM2 domain-containing protein, which codes for MDAQKVDMFMMTNAKYFESHQIYNIRNLLLELDDSKWAYISSIQFKDPTTILIVSLLAGLFGIDRFMIGDVGIGIGKLLTCGGFYIWAIVDLFLIMGATREKNFETLMMYARL
- a CDS encoding DUF4870 domain-containing protein is translated as MIKVKKLNFTPTEHEREKASNSYLMSLVGIIVGLPIPIVNLICTLIFFFANRKSTYFVKWHCTQALISQFILLIVNNIAFWWTISIIIDFNNISNAYFAYLLVLVIFNITEFVMTVYSAIETRKGVQVEWWIYGSLTNLILSPKNEKDII
- a CDS encoding DUF4261 domain-containing protein; amino-acid sequence: MKQFDKLELEIVNSKSPINEIHTFILKTASYVIRKNVTLKDNKTIEFTVNQKILIKKSEGKFLRRFFKVDILNM
- a CDS encoding YARHG domain-containing protein, with translation MKRILLLLGLFALIPNTSFSQVHAQRPAKQQQYFPGLYPEASQRILNAKDLKGLNSFDLKVMRNEIYARHGYIFNTQEMKDYFNEQDWYYGRYKNVDKFLTDIEKKNIEFIKKFE
- a CDS encoding carboxypeptidase regulatory-like domain-containing protein — encoded protein: MKKAVYLFMFSMVTLIGATIYSNKQFNNDGCDLSGKLVENSSSEVIDNALVTVSDNGKVIAQTTVKNDGSFAFKNLPNRLLSLSIENVAYTTVNKTINLVNANSFNFGNISLDTHVNILEEMIILVKR
- a CDS encoding helix-turn-helix domain-containing protein gives rise to the protein MENMLTKDDLRQLRILIVNDIKEFLEIEIKKTNEDDLNSEWLRSKSVRKFLDISPGTLQNLRISGKIQFKQIMGSYYYKKSDLINMFK
- a CDS encoding M48 family metallopeptidase, which translates into the protein MKKILFELSITICFFLGIWFGFTQIDWVNIFKINELNSKTEEKLGELTWEYYSMGEDEIKNKNIKQTVDSLVNHIATANGIDTNSIKIHIINTNEVNAFALPDGHLVLNSQLIIESKNQEELLGVISHELAHIQLDHINEKLTQEIGLTVLLSAISGSNNQVIGNIVHTLSSTAFDRKKEEEADLTAVIYLEKANVNPIPFADFLRRISKNESNTEFENWISTHPNSKERSKSVFRKINKSKIDYNQVVTDSTWNKLQVQLLNFE
- a CDS encoding DUF3945 domain-containing protein encodes the protein MEKEKVKTHESSDQLHDILLVLDKEKMKIKAVKNIDENGKMKTVSPINKNESQFVKIDKQGDFISNFVSNFLRQLKDPTQFIFFKIPAKQAIEKAQQFQEQINDLTSLGKKSMEEHEIKFDRNLNNEIKNQNHMEKSQTPTELNEYRFKTDQIDWSTMNNLGLSKERLEKLNLLDPLLKGYKTNELVPISVNMGGAIVRTDARVSLQQTEEGKIVAAIHGIRKEPNLNFEFFGHQFTDQDKKNLLETGNMGRVVNLVNSKTGENIPSIVSIDKLTNELIALKSEFIKIPDEIKGVKLNEAQKQTLQEGKPLKLEGMISKKGTEFSAIVQFNADKRYVEFQFDKNTNPSQTQNKPNPPQETPKAFRGKDLNDDQYNKLKEGQTVYVDGLVDKKGQNYQGYITMNKEFGKIEFSFQNPNKLKEQAKPTQAHKTQVAVNSEGKTNEATKKIKEPLKSAQNNPEKPKQKVDQEKQQPTVKSKRQKI
- a CDS encoding GreA/GreB family elongation factor, encoding MSENIILTTGVYDLIKDHVRRRKVTKVEEEILLNELKFAKQVVRKELPNDIVTVDRIVTVKTENETKTVTFVGPSKAKPNKNKFSILSDVGIAIVGYKEGDIVKWPTNDGEISYEILKVEKIQDN
- a CDS encoding DUF2752 domain-containing protein produces the protein MIKSRNKLYFFIFTACIFSYIWLIYNFINIKKEAGITVCHFKNLTSLPCPSCGSTRSVLSILKGNLPEAFVINPLGFIIFLILMIIPIWILYDFVLKKESFFNFYKAFEKKMSKPKFYIPAIILLVLNWIWNINKQL